Proteins encoded within one genomic window of Pseudomonas cannabina:
- the zwf gene encoding glucose-6-phosphate dehydrogenase, which produces MGLSRGTANQTPEVAPPTTLFLFGAHGDLVKRLLMPALYNLSRDGLVDEGLHIVGVDHNAISDADFAKKLENFIREEAAGKVASGGKEPLDPALWSKLAERISYVQGDFLDDSTYRDIDSKIKSTGAANAVFYLATAPRFFSEVAQRLGASGLLKETDDGFRRVVIEKPFGSNLASAVELNQCLLKVMSEKQIYRIDHYLGKETVQNILVSRFSNGLFESFWNNHYIDHVQITAAETVGVETRGSFYENTGALRDMVPNHLFQLLAMVAMEPPAAFGADAVRGEKAKVVGAIRPWSEAEALANSVRGQYAEGTAGDKTVVGYRQEDRVAADSTTETYVAIKVMVDNWRWVGVPFYLRTGKRMSARSTEIAMCFKPAPYAQFRDTEVDRLKPNYLRIQIQPNEGMWFDLFAKRPGPTLDMEDIALGFAYKDFFEMQPSTGYETLIYDCLTGDQTLFQRADNIENGWRAVQPFLDAWARQPAVELYAAGKDGPDAGEELLSRDGREWRELNV; this is translated from the coding sequence ATGGGCCTGTCGCGTGGCACCGCCAATCAGACACCGGAAGTGGCGCCGCCCACGACCCTGTTCCTGTTCGGCGCCCATGGCGATCTGGTCAAGCGTCTGCTGATGCCGGCGCTTTACAACCTGTCACGCGACGGTCTGGTGGACGAAGGTCTGCATATTGTCGGGGTCGATCACAACGCGATCAGCGACGCCGACTTCGCGAAAAAGCTGGAAAACTTCATTCGTGAAGAAGCTGCCGGCAAAGTCGCCAGCGGTGGCAAGGAACCTCTTGATCCGGCACTGTGGAGCAAGCTGGCCGAGCGCATCAGCTATGTGCAGGGCGACTTTCTCGATGATTCGACTTACCGCGACATCGACAGCAAGATCAAGAGTACCGGCGCGGCGAACGCGGTGTTTTATCTCGCCACGGCGCCACGCTTTTTCAGCGAAGTGGCGCAGCGCCTTGGCGCATCGGGCCTGTTGAAAGAGACCGATGACGGGTTTCGGCGAGTGGTGATCGAAAAGCCGTTTGGCTCCAACCTGGCAAGTGCCGTCGAGCTCAATCAGTGCCTGCTCAAGGTGATGAGCGAAAAGCAGATCTACCGTATCGATCACTATCTGGGCAAAGAGACGGTGCAGAACATTCTGGTCAGCCGTTTCTCGAACGGTCTGTTCGAGTCGTTCTGGAACAATCACTACATCGACCATGTGCAGATCACTGCGGCAGAAACCGTAGGCGTTGAAACACGTGGCAGTTTTTATGAGAACACCGGCGCACTGCGCGACATGGTCCCCAACCACCTGTTTCAGCTGTTGGCGATGGTCGCGATGGAGCCGCCAGCGGCTTTCGGCGCTGACGCTGTGCGTGGCGAGAAGGCCAAAGTTGTCGGCGCGATTCGTCCGTGGAGCGAGGCGGAGGCGTTGGCCAATTCGGTGCGCGGCCAGTATGCGGAAGGGACGGCCGGGGACAAGACAGTCGTCGGCTATCGCCAGGAAGACCGCGTTGCGGCTGACAGCACAACCGAGACCTACGTGGCAATCAAGGTGATGGTCGACAATTGGCGCTGGGTCGGTGTGCCGTTCTATTTGCGCACCGGCAAACGCATGAGCGCCCGCAGCACTGAAATCGCCATGTGCTTCAAGCCCGCGCCCTATGCGCAGTTTCGCGATACCGAGGTTGACCGGCTCAAGCCCAACTACCTGCGGATTCAGATTCAGCCCAACGAAGGCATGTGGTTCGATCTGTTTGCCAAACGCCCGGGCCCGACGCTCGACATGGAAGACATTGCTTTGGGCTTCGCTTACAAGGACTTTTTCGAAATGCAGCCTTCGACCGGCTATGAAACGCTGATCTACGATTGCCTGACCGGTGATCAAACGCTGTTTCAGCGTGCCGACAACATCGAGAATGGCTGGCGTGCCGTGCAGCCGTTCCTCGATGCCTGGGCCAGACAACCGGCAGTGGAGCTGTACGCCGCCGGCAAGGACGGTCCCGACGCCGGTGAAGAGCTGTTGAGCCGCGACGGCCGTGAATGGAGAGAACTGAATGTCTGA
- a CDS encoding DUF6026 family protein — MGTVLPPVAPQTLYVTIRRDELRALKEGREQLQRKVAHLSGMLQQAQLSAPGAMLHA, encoded by the coding sequence ATGGGCACTGTACTACCACCGGTTGCACCACAAACCCTGTATGTCACTATCCGTCGCGACGAGCTGCGTGCCTTGAAAGAAGGGCGCGAGCAGTTGCAGCGAAAGGTCGCCCATTTGAGCGGAATGCTGCAGCAAGCCCAGCTGTCTGCGCCCGGCGCAATGCTTCACGCCTGA
- the gnd gene encoding phosphogluconate dehydrogenase (NAD(+)-dependent, decarboxylating) — translation MQLGIIGLGRMGGNIARRLMLDGHTTVVYDRDEASRSALANDGATAVADLAEMVAALAKPRAIWVMLPAGAPTEDTIQMLSQVLEADDVIIDGGNTFYKDDIRRAQELTEKGLHYVDVGTSGGVWGLERGYCMMIGGEDAIVRRLDPLFATLAPGLGSIERTKGRVSDDDRAERGYIHSGPAGSGHFVKMIHNGIEYGMMQAFAEGFDLLKQKNSEHLPPEQRFDLNTADIAEVWRRGSVVSSWLLDLAADALATDPQLDAFSGSVADSGEGRWTIEAAIEQAVPVPVLSSALFARFRSRQTSSYADKMLSAMRFGFGGHKEPK, via the coding sequence ATGCAACTTGGGATTATTGGACTGGGCCGCATGGGCGGCAATATCGCACGGCGTCTGATGCTGGATGGTCACACTACCGTGGTGTACGACCGTGATGAAGCATCACGCAGCGCCCTGGCCAATGACGGAGCGACCGCCGTCGCCGATCTGGCAGAAATGGTCGCCGCTCTGGCGAAACCCCGCGCTATCTGGGTAATGCTCCCGGCAGGCGCTCCGACCGAAGACACCATTCAGATGCTCAGCCAGGTGCTCGAGGCCGATGATGTGATCATCGATGGCGGTAACACCTTTTATAAGGATGACATTCGCCGTGCTCAGGAGCTGACCGAAAAAGGTCTGCACTACGTTGATGTCGGCACTTCCGGCGGCGTCTGGGGGCTGGAGCGTGGCTATTGCATGATGATCGGTGGTGAAGACGCCATCGTGCGTCGTCTCGACCCGCTGTTCGCAACGCTGGCGCCCGGCCTGGGTTCCATCGAGCGCACCAAGGGTCGCGTCTCCGACGATGATCGCGCCGAACGTGGCTATATTCATTCCGGCCCCGCGGGCTCCGGCCATTTCGTGAAGATGATTCACAATGGTATCGAGTACGGCATGATGCAGGCATTCGCCGAGGGCTTTGACCTTCTCAAGCAGAAGAATTCCGAACACCTGCCGCCTGAGCAGCGTTTCGATCTGAATACCGCCGACATTGCCGAAGTCTGGCGGCGTGGCAGCGTGGTTTCGTCCTGGCTGCTGGACCTGGCCGCCGATGCGCTGGCCACCGATCCGCAACTGGACGCTTTCTCCGGCTCGGTTGCCGACAGTGGTGAGGGGCGCTGGACCATCGAGGCCGCCATCGAGCAGGCCGTGCCGGTCCCGGTACTCTCCAGCGCGTTGTTCGCACGCTTTCGTTCGCGTCAGACCAGTTCGTATGCAGACAAGATGCTGTCGGCGATGCGCTTCGGATTCGGTGGCCACAAGGAACCTAAATAA
- the glgA gene encoding glycogen synthase GlgA — MISAAVKTQKGESFNQPVGELTHLPVFATTNLPVLQMPPASTQQTMSQVNRRKVLFVTSELADLVKTGGLGDVSAALPRAMRHLHDVRVLIPGYPQVINSGNPIHIISQLGGHAALPPCKVGRMDMKDGLVIYVLICPELYEREGTPYADSEGRDWSDNHIRFARLGLAAAEFAAGEVKSQWCPELVHAHDWPAGLAPAYMRWRGQSTPSIFTIHNLAYQGTVSTASSRELGIPDEAIHPEGMEFYGQLSFIKAGMAYASHITTVSATYAREITTPEFGCGLEGFLQSKAKKGQLSGIPNGIDESWDAATDEHLICHFAPNEWTRKEINADHVRELFELDESTGPLFAVVSRLVYQKGLDLTIGVAEHIVNSGGQIAIIGRGEPEEEEAMRELAARFPGRIGVRVGFNETDARRMFAGGDFLLMPSRYEPCGLSQMYAQRFGSLPIARNTGGLADTIEDGVTGFLFNESTVESYMEALNRAFNVFSHPELFNAMRCRAMAAPFNWHQAVEPYAELYRDLLKKNVGVSTHY, encoded by the coding sequence ATGATTAGCGCCGCTGTCAAAACCCAGAAGGGAGAGAGTTTTAACCAGCCGGTCGGCGAGCTGACTCATCTGCCGGTTTTTGCGACTACTAATTTACCTGTGTTGCAAATGCCGCCTGCATCGACCCAACAGACCATGTCTCAGGTCAACAGGCGCAAAGTGCTGTTCGTGACCTCCGAGCTGGCTGATCTGGTGAAAACCGGTGGGCTGGGCGATGTGTCCGCTGCGCTGCCACGCGCCATGCGTCATCTGCACGACGTCCGGGTTCTGATCCCCGGCTATCCGCAAGTTATCAATAGCGGTAACCCGATTCATATCATCAGTCAGCTGGGTGGCCATGCCGCGCTTCCACCATGCAAGGTGGGCCGCATGGACATGAAAGATGGCTTGGTGATTTACGTGCTGATCTGCCCTGAGCTGTATGAACGCGAAGGCACGCCGTATGCGGACAGCGAAGGCCGGGACTGGTCCGATAACCATATTCGATTCGCGCGCCTCGGCCTTGCCGCTGCAGAATTTGCCGCTGGCGAAGTGAAAAGCCAGTGGTGCCCCGAGCTGGTTCACGCCCACGACTGGCCAGCCGGCCTGGCGCCCGCCTACATGCGCTGGCGCGGGCAGTCCACGCCGAGCATCTTCACCATTCACAACCTTGCCTATCAAGGCACGGTCAGCACTGCGTCGAGTCGCGAGCTGGGCATTCCGGATGAAGCCATCCACCCGGAAGGCATGGAATTTTACGGCCAGTTGTCGTTCATCAAGGCCGGTATGGCTTATGCCAGCCACATCACCACAGTCAGCGCCACTTACGCTCGGGAAATCACCACACCGGAATTTGGCTGCGGGCTTGAGGGCTTTTTGCAGAGCAAGGCGAAGAAGGGCCAGCTGAGTGGCATTCCCAACGGCATCGATGAAAGCTGGGATGCAGCGACCGATGAACACCTCATCTGCCATTTCGCGCCAAACGAATGGACGCGCAAGGAGATCAATGCCGATCACGTCCGTGAACTGTTCGAACTGGATGAGTCCACCGGCCCGTTATTCGCGGTGGTTTCGCGTCTGGTTTATCAGAAGGGTCTGGATCTGACCATTGGTGTTGCCGAGCACATCGTCAACAGCGGCGGGCAGATTGCGATTATTGGTCGCGGCGAGCCCGAAGAAGAAGAGGCCATGCGTGAGCTGGCTGCGCGCTTCCCTGGCCGTATCGGCGTTCGTGTCGGTTTCAACGAGACCGATGCGCGGCGCATGTTCGCCGGCGGTGATTTCCTGCTGATGCCGTCGCGCTACGAGCCTTGCGGCTTGAGCCAGATGTATGCGCAGCGCTTCGGCTCGCTGCCGATTGCCCGCAATACCGGCGGCCTGGCTGACACCATCGAAGATGGCGTGACCGGCTTCCTGTTCAACGAATCCACGGTCGAAAGCTACATGGAAGCGCTGAACCGCGCCTTCAATGTGTTTTCCCACCCGGAATTATTCAACGCCATGCGCTGCCGCGCCATGGCCGCCCCGTTCAACTGGCACCAGGCAGTGGAGCCTTACGCAGAACTCTACCGCGACTTGCTGAAGAAAAACGTGGGCGTTTCGACTCATTACTAG
- a CDS encoding GNAT family N-acetyltransferase: MEAPEVLVLQASYTNPVHADAIGFVLNEYSLDAMGTGRPLSADTRQQLAIELAKRPHAFSVLAFVSGEPVGLINCFEGFSTFACRPLVNIHDVAVISKYRGLGISQKMLTKVEEIARQRGCCKLTLEVLEGNEVAQGAYRKMGFDSYQLNPEMGRAMFWQKAL, translated from the coding sequence ATGGAAGCCCCTGAGGTACTGGTATTGCAAGCGAGCTACACAAACCCCGTGCATGCCGATGCAATCGGTTTTGTCCTGAATGAATACTCACTGGATGCCATGGGCACGGGGCGGCCTCTTTCAGCCGACACTCGTCAGCAATTGGCCATCGAGCTGGCAAAACGCCCGCACGCGTTCAGTGTGCTGGCGTTCGTTTCCGGTGAGCCGGTAGGGCTGATCAACTGTTTCGAAGGGTTTTCAACGTTTGCCTGTCGGCCGTTAGTCAATATTCATGACGTGGCGGTCATTTCAAAGTACCGGGGTCTGGGTATCAGCCAGAAGATGCTGACCAAGGTCGAAGAGATCGCACGCCAGCGCGGTTGCTGCAAGCTGACACTGGAAGTGCTCGAGGGTAATGAGGTTGCGCAGGGTGCTTACAGGAAGATGGGCTTCGACAGTTATCAGTTGAATCCGGAAATGGGCCGGGCGATGTTCTGGCAGAAGGCGCTCTGA
- the treZ gene encoding malto-oligosyltrehalose trehalohydrolase gives MPLRTDDNWRHGAVLLDSDHTRFALWAPDAEYVSVELQDGQSLAMLPQPEGWFVVDASCKAGTRYRFKINHELEVPDPASRAQAGDVHAHSVVVDPAYSWQNTEWKGRPWHEAVIYELHVGAMGGYAGVEQHLPRLVALGITAIELMPLAQFPGDRNWGYDGVLPYAPQSSYGTPEQLKHLIDTAHEHGLMVILDVVYNHFGPDGNYLGSYAKEFFRSDLHTPWGDAIDFRRPQVRDYFVDNALMWLLEYRFDGLRMDAVHAIRDETFLPAFAQRVRAQIEPSRHVWLNLENEFNQARHLDKGFDAQWDDDGHNTLHVLLTGETDAYYSDFAREPTQKLARLLSEGFVYQGEPTRHGHTRGEPSGHLPPSAFVLFLQNHDQIGNRALGERLPQLCSTEALKAATALLLLSPMIPLMFMGDEWAASEPFLFFTSHHGELADLVREGRRKEFADFAAFADPEKREHIPDPNDIKTFEASRPDFAAFDMDTDKAANHRNWLEFYTRLLALRHQEIVPRLQGARFLKTDILGDKAVSARWTLGDDSVLRIDLNLSEQAVATQPQRKARLIFSSAEKSSELSSDGILNPYTAIVSLTARDVLEEQDEQ, from the coding sequence ATGCCACTGCGTACAGACGATAACTGGCGCCACGGCGCCGTTTTACTGGATTCTGATCACACCCGCTTTGCCCTCTGGGCGCCGGATGCCGAATACGTCAGTGTCGAATTGCAGGATGGCCAGTCGCTGGCCATGCTGCCTCAGCCTGAAGGCTGGTTCGTTGTCGACGCAAGCTGCAAGGCAGGCACTCGATATCGCTTCAAGATCAATCATGAGCTGGAAGTACCCGACCCGGCCTCGCGCGCGCAGGCTGGCGATGTACATGCGCACAGCGTCGTGGTTGATCCCGCCTATTCCTGGCAAAACACCGAATGGAAAGGTCGCCCTTGGCACGAGGCAGTCATCTATGAACTGCACGTGGGTGCCATGGGTGGCTACGCAGGCGTCGAACAACACCTGCCGCGTCTCGTAGCCCTTGGCATCACGGCAATCGAGCTGATGCCACTGGCGCAGTTCCCGGGTGATCGCAATTGGGGCTACGACGGCGTGCTGCCATATGCTCCGCAGTCATCCTACGGCACGCCTGAACAGCTCAAACACCTGATCGATACCGCCCACGAACATGGCCTGATGGTGATTCTGGACGTGGTCTACAACCACTTCGGCCCGGATGGCAACTACCTCGGCAGTTACGCCAAAGAGTTTTTCCGCAGCGACCTGCACACGCCATGGGGCGATGCCATCGATTTTCGTCGCCCGCAAGTGCGGGACTACTTCGTCGACAACGCGCTGATGTGGCTGCTCGAATACCGCTTCGACGGGCTGCGCATGGATGCCGTACACGCCATTCGTGACGAGACATTTCTTCCGGCGTTCGCCCAACGCGTACGCGCGCAGATCGAGCCATCGCGTCACGTCTGGCTGAACCTGGAAAACGAGTTCAACCAGGCCAGACACCTCGACAAGGGCTTCGATGCGCAGTGGGACGACGACGGGCACAATACGCTTCACGTGCTGCTGACCGGTGAAACCGATGCGTACTACTCGGATTTCGCCAGAGAACCGACGCAAAAGCTTGCGCGTCTGCTCAGTGAAGGTTTCGTCTATCAGGGCGAACCGACCCGCCATGGCCACACCCGTGGCGAGCCCAGCGGCCACCTGCCGCCTAGCGCGTTCGTGCTGTTCCTGCAAAACCATGACCAGATCGGCAATCGCGCGCTGGGCGAACGCCTGCCGCAACTGTGCTCCACGGAAGCACTCAAGGCCGCGACCGCCCTGCTGCTGCTCTCGCCCATGATTCCCCTGATGTTCATGGGTGACGAGTGGGCGGCCAGCGAGCCGTTTCTGTTTTTTACCAGTCACCATGGCGAACTGGCCGATCTGGTGCGTGAAGGCCGCCGCAAGGAGTTTGCCGACTTTGCGGCCTTCGCCGACCCGGAAAAACGCGAGCACATTCCTGACCCGAACGACATCAAGACATTCGAGGCATCGCGCCCGGATTTCGCGGCCTTCGATATGGACACCGACAAAGCTGCAAACCACCGCAACTGGCTTGAGTTCTACACACGATTGCTGGCCTTGCGGCATCAGGAAATCGTGCCTCGCCTGCAGGGCGCGCGGTTCCTGAAAACCGACATCCTCGGTGACAAGGCCGTCAGTGCACGCTGGACGCTGGGCGACGACAGCGTGCTGCGCATTGATCTGAACCTCAGCGAGCAGGCGGTTGCCACCCAGCCGCAGCGCAAGGCACGGCTGATTTTCTCCAGCGCCGAAAAATCGTCCGAACTTTCATCTGATGGCATCCTCAATCCTTACACGGCCATTGTCAGTCTGACAGCACGTGATGTTCTGGAGGAACAGGATGAACAATGA